Proteins encoded by one window of Nisaea sp.:
- a CDS encoding phytanoyl-CoA dioxygenase family protein — MSRMNTRGGEAVSDGGISARQQFSQQLSTDGFAIGHGILPLPMLDQALECFERDVRQSRTAYLRQSTKREYHRFGKGGLLNPLMNIHLEEDSSFQPFREAVAAIMAHPSIAGLLDGLSADPFRVVQSLWLDESCNGPHQDCAYTDTVPSGHVVGVWIPLWDSADDDNNRLFVVPGSHRTVVETDSERVADNRYIADVAHAMNSTYQGRKICVSTHRGDVVFFDSATIHGAQAGRSGRLPRIAAHYAPESCLYRAVYLASDVPVSQYGTRIAAINSTALLP, encoded by the coding sequence ATGAGCCGTATGAATACTCGTGGGGGGGAGGCCGTGTCAGACGGCGGTATATCTGCTAGGCAGCAGTTTTCGCAGCAACTTTCGACGGATGGCTTTGCCATCGGGCATGGAATCTTGCCGTTGCCCATGCTCGATCAGGCACTTGAATGCTTCGAGCGTGACGTTCGTCAGTCTCGCACTGCCTATCTCCGGCAAAGCACAAAGCGGGAGTACCACCGTTTCGGCAAAGGAGGACTCCTGAACCCGCTGATGAACATACATCTGGAGGAGGACTCGAGTTTTCAGCCCTTCCGCGAAGCCGTCGCAGCGATCATGGCCCACCCATCCATTGCTGGTTTGCTTGATGGTCTTTCGGCCGATCCGTTTCGCGTGGTGCAGTCACTTTGGCTGGATGAGAGCTGCAACGGTCCGCATCAGGATTGCGCCTATACCGACACTGTTCCCAGCGGCCATGTTGTCGGCGTCTGGATCCCCCTGTGGGACTCTGCCGATGACGACAACAATCGTTTATTCGTCGTCCCCGGTTCGCATCGAACTGTGGTGGAGACCGATTCCGAACGCGTTGCTGACAACCGTTACATCGCTGACGTCGCGCATGCCATGAATTCAACCTACCAAGGCCGCAAGATCTGCGTCAGCACGCACCGTGGCGATGTCGTGTTCTTCGACTCTGCCACGATTCACGGGGCGCAAGCGGGCAGATCCGGCCGGCTGCCGCGCATTGCGGCGCATTACGCACCGGAGAGCTGTCTGTACCGGGCCGTGTATCTCGCCTCAGACGTGCCGGTGAGCCAATACGGGACCAGAATCGCCGCAATCAATAGCACCGCATTGCTCCCATGA
- a CDS encoding glycoside hydrolase family 99-like domain-containing protein — protein MNYLARLIAFYLPQYHPVPENDAWWGRGFTEWTNVTRAQPLFPGHYQPHLPADLGFYDLRVSETRQAQADLARAYGIHGFCYYFYSFQGRRFLERPLNEVLESGEPDFPFCICWANETLTRRWDGRDNEVLLQQTHTPAADRAFIEDALPVLRDRRYIRTDGGPILLVYRAALLSEPRETLAHWRRRCEEEGLGRLHISAMETFGLGDPLALGFDSAVEFYPHGARGKDVTGSVPGVPADFSGRIVDYPSVADRAVERALPDYPLFRGLMTSWDNTARRGRDAKIFVDSTPEAYGSWLRAVVSQNGFAESSTAPLVFVNAWNEWAEGAHLEPDQCYGLAYLEATAHALGLPDRGAAQRPHAAGLRHGS, from the coding sequence ATGAATTATTTGGCAAGGCTGATCGCCTTCTATCTGCCGCAGTACCATCCGGTTCCGGAGAACGATGCGTGGTGGGGGCGCGGCTTCACCGAATGGACGAATGTCACACGCGCGCAACCGTTGTTTCCGGGACATTACCAGCCGCACCTACCGGCAGATCTCGGTTTTTATGACCTGCGCGTGTCAGAGACTCGTCAAGCGCAGGCAGATCTGGCCCGGGCGTACGGGATCCATGGGTTTTGTTACTACTTCTACTCGTTTCAGGGGCGCCGGTTCCTTGAACGCCCTCTGAACGAGGTGCTGGAGTCAGGCGAGCCTGACTTCCCTTTTTGCATCTGCTGGGCGAACGAAACCCTGACGCGGCGCTGGGACGGGCGGGACAACGAGGTCCTGTTGCAGCAGACTCATACTCCGGCCGCAGATCGCGCGTTCATCGAAGACGCCCTGCCCGTCCTGCGCGACCGCCGCTACATCCGCACCGACGGCGGCCCGATACTGCTTGTCTACAGGGCTGCCCTGTTGTCGGAGCCTCGCGAAACGCTGGCGCACTGGCGCCGGCGCTGCGAAGAAGAGGGGCTTGGCCGTCTGCATATATCGGCGATGGAAACTTTCGGGCTTGGTGACCCATTGGCGCTCGGCTTCGATTCTGCTGTCGAATTCTATCCTCACGGCGCCCGCGGCAAAGACGTGACCGGCTCGGTTCCCGGGGTGCCCGCCGATTTTAGCGGACGCATTGTCGACTATCCGTCGGTCGCAGATCGCGCCGTCGAGCGGGCACTTCCGGACTACCCGCTGTTTCGGGGTCTCATGACGAGCTGGGACAACACCGCGCGTCGAGGGCGCGACGCCAAGATATTTGTCGACAGCACGCCCGAAGCGTACGGCTCCTGGCTGCGCGCCGTCGTTTCTCAAAACGGATTTGCCGAATCCTCAACCGCGCCTCTGGTCTTCGTGAATGCCTGGAACGAGTGGGCCGAGGGGGCGCATCTGGAGCCGGACCAGTGCTACGGTCTTGCCTATCTGGAGGCCACGGCGCATGCGCTCGGGCTTCCCGACAGGGGCGCGGCACAGCGGCCGCATGCAGCAGGTTTGCGCCACGGCAGCTAA
- a CDS encoding sensor domain-containing diguanylate cyclase, with translation MTFRLQIVLLAAILLITAIGTTTVVFVRISAKELTHEIGHSMAVLATEMSDRLDREMAIRLSEVRILAGLPTISEMRRTDSIQNLIDSLKDEVSAFTWVGILDTKGTVIAATDGILVGKNISQRPVYTEARKDTFIGDVHDAVLLAALLPNPTGEAMKFVDISQPVFDESGALQGIFAAHLSWRWATDVADTLLTFNASERMVEIFVVARDGTILLSPVPELIGHAMDLESVAAARRGLTGWAVEAWPDGRDYVTGYTATDGEGSYPGLGWSVLTRAPAKDILQPVSDVIAAMIAAAVLILLAACVLAMILASRLVRPLQAMTDAVESMRTERGRSFPDIPGPREVQTLCRAFQSLLSALISTERQAEYLQDRANTDPLTGLANRAGLDAFFAERAGLTSPFAVLAIDLDDFKPINDTYGHDAGDAVLRQIAERLKGMFRSSDIIARSGGDEFLAVIAIPDSEDGTTAERIAKRLIDAISAPIQIVQRTGDPVTVSIGASVGLSSYPRDGTDRASVSKAADSALYAAKRAGKRRFVAASENPAVAAD, from the coding sequence ATGACATTCCGTCTGCAAATCGTCTTGCTCGCGGCAATCTTGCTGATCACGGCCATCGGGACGACGACGGTGGTTTTCGTTCGGATTTCCGCCAAGGAGCTGACACACGAAATCGGCCATTCCATGGCGGTGCTTGCGACCGAGATGTCGGACCGGCTCGACCGGGAAATGGCCATACGTCTCTCCGAAGTCCGGATCCTGGCGGGGCTGCCGACGATCAGCGAGATGCGGCGCACGGACTCGATCCAGAACTTGATCGACAGTTTGAAGGATGAGGTCAGCGCCTTCACCTGGGTCGGCATTCTCGACACCAAAGGCACGGTGATCGCGGCCACGGATGGTATCCTTGTCGGCAAGAACATCTCCCAGCGTCCCGTCTACACGGAAGCCAGGAAAGATACTTTCATCGGAGACGTGCACGATGCGGTTTTGCTCGCCGCGCTCCTGCCAAACCCGACCGGCGAGGCGATGAAATTCGTCGATATCAGCCAACCGGTCTTCGACGAAAGCGGGGCGCTGCAGGGGATCTTCGCCGCACATCTGAGCTGGCGCTGGGCGACGGACGTGGCGGACACCCTGCTGACCTTCAATGCCTCGGAACGGATGGTCGAGATATTCGTCGTCGCACGTGACGGGACCATACTGCTTAGTCCCGTTCCCGAGCTTATCGGCCATGCCATGGATCTCGAGTCCGTTGCCGCCGCACGTCGAGGCCTGACCGGCTGGGCGGTGGAGGCCTGGCCCGACGGGCGCGACTACGTTACTGGCTACACGGCGACCGACGGCGAAGGCAGTTACCCCGGCCTGGGGTGGTCGGTGCTGACGCGGGCCCCGGCCAAAGACATCTTGCAGCCGGTGTCGGACGTCATAGCCGCGATGATTGCCGCCGCAGTTCTGATCCTTCTCGCCGCCTGTGTGCTGGCGATGATACTCGCCTCCCGGCTGGTGCGCCCGCTGCAGGCCATGACCGATGCGGTGGAGAGCATGCGGACCGAGCGCGGCCGGTCATTCCCCGACATTCCGGGTCCCCGGGAGGTGCAGACTCTCTGTCGCGCCTTCCAGTCTTTGCTGTCCGCTTTGATCTCCACGGAGCGACAGGCCGAATACCTGCAGGACAGGGCGAATACAGACCCGCTGACGGGTTTGGCGAACCGGGCCGGCCTCGACGCCTTTTTTGCCGAACGTGCCGGCCTGACCTCGCCGTTTGCGGTTCTTGCCATCGATCTGGACGACTTCAAGCCGATCAACGACACCTATGGTCATGATGCGGGTGACGCTGTGCTCCGGCAGATCGCCGAAAGGCTGAAGGGGATGTTCCGGTCGTCCGACATCATCGCCCGGTCCGGTGGCGACGAATTTCTGGCGGTCATCGCGATCCCGGACTCGGAAGATGGCACGACGGCCGAGCGCATCGCCAAGCGTCTGATTGACGCTATTTCGGCGCCGATACAGATCGTGCAGCGGACGGGTGATCCAGTGACTGTCTCTATCGGGGCGTCTGTCGGGCTATCGAGTTATCCGCGCGACGGGACGGACCGTGCGTCCGTTTCGAAGGCGGCCGATAGCGCACTCTATGCAGCGAAGCGCGCCGGCAAGCGGCGGTTTGTTGCCGCCAGTGAGAACCCGGCGGTCGCGGCGGACTAG
- a CDS encoding N-acyl-D-amino-acid deacylase family protein has translation MSAEPTLIIRNGTIVDGTGAEPVEADLALAGDKIVGIGDFGAQSAAEEIDARGKLVTPGFVDIHTHYDGQAVWDKHMAPSAWHGVTTAIMGNCGVGFAPCKPEDREKLVELMEGVEDIPGPVLHEGLNWQWESFAEYLDVLETLPRDMDLGVLLPHAAVRVYVMGERAINLEHATLEDIARMREISADAVRAGAFGFSTSRTISHKSLAGDYTPTLRAQEEELTGIARGMADAGAGFLEIVSDWDEPDPETEFAMLRRIVENSGRTAVFTLNQRHNRPDFWRDLLRLAGEAANDGLSIRPVVAPRPIGILLGLEGSQNPFSGTATYRSIGDLPLDQRVAAMRDPEVRRKILAEDPVKDSTFPLIHRISFSKMFRLGSPANYEPAKSDSIEAIAEREGRSAPEVAYDILLEREGRGFIYTPLVNYANYDMSAPEEMLADKNAIMGLGDGGAHVGFILDAGYPTWLMSYWGRDRARFPMTDVIRRLTSDTASAAGLSDRGVLAPGKKADVNIIDWDKVGFSDPYVTYDLPANGKRLMQKSTGYDATIVSGKVTYRGGEATGELPGTVVRGQR, from the coding sequence ATGTCTGCTGAGCCCACACTGATCATCCGGAACGGCACCATCGTCGACGGCACCGGGGCGGAGCCGGTCGAGGCGGACCTGGCGCTGGCCGGGGACAAGATCGTCGGGATCGGCGATTTCGGAGCGCAGAGCGCCGCCGAGGAAATCGACGCGCGCGGCAAGCTCGTCACGCCAGGGTTCGTCGATATTCACACCCATTATGACGGCCAGGCCGTCTGGGACAAGCACATGGCGCCCTCGGCCTGGCACGGCGTCACCACGGCGATCATGGGCAATTGCGGGGTCGGTTTCGCGCCCTGCAAGCCGGAGGACCGGGAGAAGCTGGTCGAGCTGATGGAAGGGGTCGAGGATATTCCCGGCCCGGTCCTGCATGAGGGGCTGAACTGGCAGTGGGAGAGTTTCGCGGAATATCTCGACGTGCTGGAGACGCTGCCGCGCGACATGGATCTCGGCGTGCTGCTGCCCCATGCGGCGGTCCGGGTCTATGTCATGGGCGAACGGGCGATCAATCTCGAACATGCGACGCTGGAAGACATCGCCCGGATGCGGGAGATCTCGGCGGACGCGGTGCGGGCCGGCGCCTTCGGTTTTTCCACCTCGCGCACCATCAGCCACAAGAGCCTCGCCGGTGACTACACGCCGACCCTGCGGGCCCAGGAGGAGGAACTGACCGGCATCGCGCGCGGGATGGCGGATGCCGGCGCCGGGTTCCTCGAGATCGTCTCGGACTGGGACGAGCCGGACCCGGAAACCGAGTTCGCCATGCTCCGCCGCATCGTCGAGAACAGCGGTCGGACCGCCGTCTTCACCCTGAACCAGCGCCATAACCGGCCGGATTTCTGGCGTGACCTGCTGCGGCTGGCGGGCGAGGCGGCGAACGATGGCCTGTCGATCCGGCCGGTGGTGGCGCCGCGGCCGATTGGTATCCTGCTCGGCCTCGAAGGCAGTCAGAACCCGTTCTCCGGCACGGCCACATATCGCTCCATCGGCGACCTGCCGCTCGACCAGCGGGTCGCGGCGATGCGCGATCCGGAAGTGCGCCGGAAGATCCTCGCCGAGGACCCGGTGAAGGACAGCACCTTCCCGCTGATCCACCGGATCTCCTTCTCCAAGATGTTCCGCCTCGGCTCACCCGCGAATTACGAGCCTGCGAAGAGTGACTCGATTGAGGCAATCGCTGAGCGCGAAGGCCGCTCGGCGCCCGAGGTCGCCTACGACATTCTGCTGGAGCGGGAGGGGCGCGGCTTCATCTATACGCCGCTGGTGAACTACGCGAATTACGATATGAGCGCGCCGGAAGAGATGCTGGCGGACAAGAACGCGATCATGGGGCTGGGCGATGGCGGCGCCCATGTCGGCTTCATCCTCGATGCCGGCTACCCGACCTGGCTGATGAGCTACTGGGGCCGCGACCGGGCCCGCTTCCCGATGACCGACGTGATCCGCCGCCTGACCTCCGACACGGCCAGCGCCGCCGGCCTGTCCGACCGGGGCGTGCTGGCGCCCGGCAAGAAGGCCGACGTCAATATCATCGACTGGGACAAGGTCGGTTTCTCCGACCCCTACGTCACCTACGACCTGCCGGCGAACGGCAAGCGGCTGATGCAGAAATCGACCGGCTATGACGCGACCATCGTCTCCGGCAAGGTGACCTACCGGGGCGGCGAGGCGACGGGGGAATTGCCGGGGACTGTGGTGCGGGGGCAGAGATAG
- a CDS encoding S8/S53 family peptidase has translation MGVWSVGIVDSGVTNETEAVYGPNLYEYDFYYRNSDTDGWRTTSHGSDVAQSVEQTNGALERIDLQITSNSEYYLSTSAINNALSQIGTLHDSGWHIGAYNMSFGSPYSSWTSPFQAQIDALAGRGIFGVASSGNGGTAAGFENPTYPAGLSNVISVGSHDGSGNPSWFSQNSPSTVHVLADGENFPGVGDDGTSFAAPQVAATVTTVQALVEGVTSDRLSFGQTIDVLQLGGAGPQSEVDPANGATTYFLHTHQGSVDYALSTYVDPHFSGLEYIASFSDLEAAFGRDAGAARTHYIQAGVYEGRTVEFDGLEYVASHADLIGALGTNRAAAAAHYLDAGRAEGRTTTFDADNYMRANPDLATAFGGNDDLATRHYIANGFNEGRATTLTQQPVSEGATDLPRSTNTYGSVGVGQSVTGEIGQKGDRDWFRTELNTGEAVAIRIRGSSTGGGTLEDPYLQVRGAETGIRVADNDSGEGKDSYLVYTPTASDSHYIEVSGLFSGTGTYTIEVSRASNATLAELADGSSPFDPGKAPSSDDIQLTTLGPEPTYTDWIL, from the coding sequence ATGGGCGTTTGGTCGGTCGGGATTGTCGATTCGGGGGTTACGAACGAGACGGAAGCCGTCTACGGGCCCAACCTGTACGAATACGATTTTTACTACAGGAACAGCGACACTGACGGATGGCGCACGACGTCCCATGGATCTGATGTCGCGCAATCGGTCGAACAGACAAACGGCGCGCTTGAGCGGATCGACCTGCAGATCACCAGCAACAGCGAATATTATCTATCGACCTCGGCGATCAACAACGCGCTTAGTCAGATTGGCACCCTGCACGACTCCGGCTGGCATATCGGCGCCTACAATATGAGCTTTGGCAGCCCCTACTCTTCCTGGACCTCGCCGTTCCAGGCGCAGATCGATGCTCTTGCCGGACGCGGCATATTCGGAGTCGCTTCTTCAGGCAACGGGGGGACGGCAGCCGGCTTCGAGAACCCGACGTATCCAGCGGGCCTTTCCAACGTGATCTCGGTCGGCAGCCATGACGGCAGCGGCAACCCGAGCTGGTTCTCGCAGAACAGCCCCTCCACGGTTCACGTGCTTGCCGATGGCGAGAACTTCCCCGGTGTTGGCGACGACGGAACGAGCTTCGCAGCTCCGCAGGTGGCGGCGACGGTCACCACCGTCCAGGCGCTGGTTGAAGGCGTCACATCGGATCGGCTGTCGTTTGGGCAGACAATCGACGTTCTGCAACTGGGCGGCGCCGGGCCCCAATCGGAAGTTGATCCGGCCAACGGCGCGACAACTTATTTCCTGCATACCCACCAAGGGTCCGTCGATTACGCCTTATCGACTTATGTCGATCCGCACTTCAGCGGCCTCGAATATATCGCCTCCTTCAGCGACCTCGAGGCCGCGTTCGGTCGCGACGCCGGCGCTGCGCGCACTCATTATATTCAAGCCGGCGTTTACGAAGGGCGCACCGTTGAGTTCGACGGGCTGGAGTACGTCGCCAGTCACGCCGACCTGATCGGCGCCCTCGGGACGAACCGAGCCGCAGCGGCGGCCCACTACCTCGATGCAGGCCGCGCCGAGGGGCGCACGACCACATTCGACGCAGACAACTATATGAGAGCGAACCCGGACCTCGCCACCGCCTTTGGCGGGAACGACGATCTGGCGACACGGCACTACATCGCAAACGGATTCAACGAAGGCCGCGCAACGACATTGACGCAGCAGCCTGTTTCAGAAGGCGCCACCGATCTACCAAGAAGCACCAACACGTACGGCTCCGTCGGGGTGGGCCAGTCTGTTACTGGCGAGATCGGACAAAAAGGAGACCGCGACTGGTTCCGTACGGAACTGAACACCGGCGAAGCGGTTGCCATCCGGATACGCGGCTCTTCAACCGGCGGCGGAACCCTTGAGGACCCCTACCTACAGGTCCGGGGTGCCGAAACCGGTATCCGGGTCGCGGATAACGATAGCGGCGAAGGCAAGGATTCCTATCTCGTTTACACGCCGACAGCGAGCGACTCCCACTACATCGAGGTCTCCGGACTATTCAGCGGGACCGGCACTTACACAATCGAAGTATCTCGCGCATCCAACGCGACGCTTGCCGAATTGGCGGACGGTTCCTCACCGTTTGATCCTGGCAAGGCCCCGTCCTCCGACGACATCCAGCTGACCACTCTCGGCCCCGAGCCGACCTATACGGACTGGATCCTCTGA
- a CDS encoding 3-hydroxyacyl-CoA dehydrogenase family protein — MDSSSKVALIGAGLMGHGLALVHAIAGHPVKMTDISENQLKIGIDLAASALETMVSAGAIARADVAPILARITPVATLADAVSDADFIIEAVVENRDVKRTVYAEIEAAAPAKALIASNTSYLDVFPLVPAGLQSRFIITHWYTPPYIIDLVDIAGGPETDPTHLTTMRDHYRAIGKKPVLFERFTPGYVANRLQAAMTLEITRMLDEGWASPEAIDDSIKYGLALRMATMGALMKADFTGLDMTRRSLSNKMYTPPEVKGYSETLEKLIADGKMGVMSGSGYFDYGDMKPDELFRNRDIGLLKLKAAVETVEEETPLSPKG, encoded by the coding sequence ATGGATAGCTCAAGCAAGGTAGCCCTGATCGGCGCCGGATTGATGGGGCATGGGCTCGCCCTGGTGCATGCGATCGCCGGGCATCCGGTGAAGATGACCGATATCAGCGAGAACCAGCTGAAGATCGGCATCGACCTCGCCGCCAGCGCGCTGGAAACAATGGTGTCAGCCGGCGCCATCGCCCGCGCCGACGTGGCCCCGATCCTCGCCCGGATCACGCCAGTGGCTACCCTCGCCGACGCGGTTTCGGACGCGGATTTCATTATCGAGGCGGTGGTCGAGAACCGAGATGTGAAGCGCACGGTCTATGCCGAGATCGAGGCGGCGGCCCCGGCGAAAGCGCTGATCGCCAGCAACACCTCCTATCTCGACGTCTTCCCGCTGGTTCCGGCCGGGTTACAGAGCCGTTTCATCATCACCCATTGGTACACGCCGCCCTACATCATCGACCTGGTCGATATCGCCGGCGGACCCGAAACCGATCCCACCCACCTGACGACGATGCGGGATCATTACCGCGCCATCGGCAAGAAGCCGGTGCTGTTCGAGCGCTTCACGCCGGGCTATGTCGCCAACCGGCTGCAGGCGGCGATGACGCTGGAAATCACCCGGATGCTGGACGAGGGCTGGGCCAGTCCCGAGGCCATCGACGATAGCATCAAATACGGCCTCGCCCTGCGCATGGCGACCATGGGCGCACTGATGAAAGCGGACTTCACCGGCCTCGACATGACCCGGCGCTCGCTCTCCAACAAGATGTACACACCGCCGGAAGTGAAGGGTTACAGCGAGACCCTGGAAAAGCTGATCGCCGACGGCAAGATGGGCGTGATGAGCGGGTCGGGCTATTTCGACTATGGCGACATGAAGCCGGACGAGCTGTTCCGGAACCGGGATATCGGGCTGCTGAAGCTGAAGGCGGCTGTGGAGACGGTGGAGGAAGAGACGCCGCTGTCGCCGAAGGGGTGA
- a CDS encoding glycosyltransferase gives MRLTDNATASGTLDDPTVLSAILKGTVVGYLKRRTPTTDLGLDDYASRRFASYFGRFGASVRIFDPSHHSGQELVSFLTTEKPAFVFAFNGAGIGARAAGADANTSTSTYDDCRVPYICRISNPVFSRNSARSFGPGPKLRTILLHDAHELGVARRLMGVGDIVGGLRGNPLDVTANGPGAWQPADQRQHRLLVACDYVPPEEIRRQWMDHYGPLGHLLDHVLEAASPSGTQCLAETALPVLESAGLMDIRYMQVATAVLEGANLMLKMARRRQVLRQTLSTPCHYVFHGTPPALPFHSDSTFERRVPADRLADMIGNTRAYLAFNPQNMSGAFGERITEAVARGTMAICMENSAARAVFDDGEGPVFFDPDKDDLCDRLRMILEDPTVTERTHSAYTSMQRRHGVNHFVASVLRTIAAKHPWSQVGRRVLELGLTN, from the coding sequence ATGCGCCTCACTGACAACGCCACGGCCTCCGGAACACTAGACGACCCAACGGTCCTGTCGGCGATTCTCAAGGGCACGGTCGTCGGCTATCTGAAGCGACGCACACCGACGACGGATCTCGGCCTCGATGACTATGCCAGTCGACGTTTTGCCTCCTACTTCGGACGATTCGGAGCTTCGGTGCGGATCTTCGATCCTTCGCATCATTCAGGGCAAGAGCTGGTCAGCTTCCTGACAACTGAAAAGCCAGCCTTTGTATTTGCGTTCAACGGCGCCGGCATCGGAGCGAGGGCCGCCGGTGCGGACGCCAATACCTCAACCAGTACCTACGACGATTGCCGCGTGCCCTACATCTGCCGGATCAGCAATCCGGTGTTCTCCCGGAACTCTGCCCGCAGCTTCGGTCCCGGCCCCAAGCTCCGCACGATCCTGTTGCACGATGCTCATGAGCTGGGAGTGGCTCGCCGGCTCATGGGTGTCGGAGATATCGTCGGCGGATTGCGGGGCAATCCGCTGGACGTCACGGCGAACGGACCGGGGGCGTGGCAACCGGCTGACCAGCGGCAACACCGATTGTTGGTAGCGTGCGATTACGTGCCACCCGAAGAAATTCGCAGGCAATGGATGGATCATTACGGTCCGCTGGGTCATCTGCTCGATCATGTGCTGGAGGCAGCCTCGCCGTCCGGCACGCAATGCCTCGCCGAGACGGCGTTGCCGGTGCTGGAGAGCGCGGGATTGATGGACATCCGGTATATGCAGGTGGCTACGGCCGTGCTCGAAGGGGCGAACCTGATGCTGAAGATGGCACGACGCCGCCAGGTGCTGCGGCAGACGCTCTCCACACCCTGCCACTACGTTTTTCATGGAACTCCACCAGCACTTCCATTCCATTCGGACAGCACATTTGAGAGACGTGTGCCGGCCGACCGGCTGGCGGACATGATCGGCAACACGCGCGCCTATCTCGCGTTCAACCCGCAGAACATGAGCGGAGCCTTCGGCGAGCGCATAACCGAGGCGGTGGCCCGCGGAACCATGGCAATCTGCATGGAGAACAGTGCCGCACGCGCGGTATTCGATGACGGCGAGGGGCCGGTTTTTTTCGATCCTGACAAGGATGACTTGTGCGACAGGCTCCGGATGATCCTCGAAGACCCGACGGTCACCGAGCGGACCCACTCGGCCTACACGAGCATGCAGCGGCGTCATGGCGTGAACCACTTTGTGGCATCCGTGCTGCGGACCATTGCCGCAAAGCACCCGTGGAGCCAGGTCGGTCGCCGCGTCCTGGAACTCGGGCTAACGAATTGA